The Carbonactinospora thermoautotrophica region CTCCCGCTCCTCACGCAGGACCTTCACCTCACGACGCAGCCGGGCCAACTCCTCCCGCTCGGCACTGGTCAGCCCCTCGCGGCGGCTGGAGCTGCCCCGGTTTCGTAGACAGGTCAGAGGTTGGGGTCAGGCGGCAGCACTGTAGCGGGTGTGGTGTCTCCTTTCGTATTCGGCGGGGCTGAGGTAGTCGAGGGCGGAGTGTCGGCGGCGGGGGTTGTACCAGCCTTCGATGAAGTCGAAGATCGCCGCCTTGGCCTGGGATCGGGTGGCGAAGCGGTGCCGGTGGAGCAGCTCGCATTCCAAGGTCGCGAAGAAGGCCTCGGTGATCGCGTTGTCGAGCGCGTCGCCGATCGAGCCCATCGAGGGCCGGATCCCGGCCTGGGCGCAGCGCCGCCCGAAGGCGAGGGAGGTGTACTGCACGCCTTGATCACTGTGGTGGATCAGGCCGGGGGCGGGGCGGCGGTTCCAGATCGCCATCTCCAGGGCGTCGACGACGAGCTCGGCGCGCAGGTGGTCGGCCATCGCCCAGCCCACGATCCGGCGGGAGAACACGTCCAGCACCACCGCCAGGTACAGCCAGCCCTCCAGCGTGGGGACGTGGGTCAGGTCCGCGGTCCACAGCCGGTTCGGCGCGGCGGCGTGGAAGTTCCGCTGCACCAGGTCGGGGGCGGGGCTGGCAGCCGGGTCCCGGCGGGTCAGCCCGCCTCTGCGGCGCCGATGGCACCCCTGCAAGCCGGCGGCACGCATCAGCCGGGCCACCCGCTTGCGGCTCACCCGCACCCTGTGGTTCTCACGCAGCTCGGCGTGCACGCGGGGTGAGCCGTAGGTGCACCGCGACCCGACGTGGATGGCGCGGATCTTCTCTAGCAGCGCCGCATCCTCACGCTGCCGGCGGCTCTCACCGCGGTTCTTCCACGCGTAGTAGCCCTGGCGCGACACACCCAGCACCCGGGCCAAGAGGGAGACGCCGTGGTGTGCCTTCTCCGCCTCGATCAGCCGGTACTTCATCTCGACCGATCCGTCTCCCGAGCGAAGAAAGCCGCGGCCTTGCGCAGGATCTCCCGCTCCTCACGCAGGACCTTCACCTCACGACGCAGCCGGGCCAACTCCTCCCGCTCGGCACTGGTCAGCCCCTCGCGGCGGCCCTCGTCGACGTCGGCCTGGCGCACCCAGTTACGGATCGCCTGCGCCGACGGCTCGAACTCCCGCGCCAACTCCTCCGG contains the following coding sequences:
- a CDS encoding IS3 family transposase (programmed frameshift), which codes for MPRSRPPYPPEFRRQMVELVRSGRTPEELAREFEPSAQAIRNWVRQADVDEGRREGLTSAEREELARLRREVKVLREEREILRKAGGFLRSGDGSVEMKYRLIEAEKAHHGVSLLARVLGVSRQGYYAWKNRGESRRQREDAALLEKIRAIHVGSRCTYGSPRVHAELRENHRVRVSRKRVARLMRAAGLQGCHRRRRGGLTRRDPAASPAPDLVQRNFHAAAPNRLWTADLTHVPTLEGWLYLAVVLDVFSRRIVGWAMADHLRAELVVDALEMAIWNRRPAPGLIHHSDQGVQYTSLAFGRRCAQAGIRPSMGSIGDALDNAITEAFFATLECELLHRHRFATRSQAKAAIFDFIEGWYNPRRRHSALDYLSPAEYERRHHTRYSAAA